A single Sodalis-like secondary symbiont of Drepanosiphum platanoidis DNA region contains:
- a CDS encoding DedA family protein encodes MNFLNKICIILLQQNFDKLYNYKFILITYITIFIIIFLENGFILASFLPGDSLLILVGALIEKKILNFYLIIILLTIASSIGSWIGYIQGKWLNKNSMVKKWIIKIPSNYYEKSYQIFKKYGLISLLIGRFITLLRTFLPVLAGISKLDELKFQLLNWISSFIWIFTLITLGFLIKKIPIIQYYESQIMIFLILFPLILLIVGITGIIIFFLKKNKKTI; translated from the coding sequence ATGAATTTTTTAAACAAAATTTGTATTATATTATTGCAACAAAATTTTGATAAATTATATAATTATAAATTTATTTTAATTACTTATATAACAATATTTATTATTATTTTTTTAGAAAATGGATTTATTTTAGCATCTTTTTTACCAGGAGATAGTTTATTAATATTAGTCGGTGCATTAATAGAAAAAAAAATATTAAATTTTTATTTAATTATTATTTTATTAACTATTGCTTCTAGTATAGGAAGTTGGATAGGATATATTCAAGGAAAATGGTTAAATAAAAATTCTATGGTTAAAAAATGGATAATAAAAATTCCTTCTAATTATTATGAAAAATCATATCAAATTTTTAAAAAATATGGATTAATTTCATTATTAATTGGTAGATTTATAACTTTATTAAGAACATTTTTACCTGTTTTAGCAGGTATATCTAAATTAGATGAATTAAAATTTCAATTATTAAATTGGATTAGTTCTTTTATTTGGATTTTTACATTAATTACATTAGGATTTTTAATTAAAAAAATACCAATTATTCAATATTATGAATCTCAAATTATGATTTTTTTGATATTATTTCCATTAATATTATTAATTGTTGGAATAACTGGAATTATTATATTTTTTTTAAAAAAAAATAAAAAAACTATTTGA
- the murJ gene encoding murein biosynthesis integral membrane protein MurJ, translated as MNIIKNFFNIGLTSIISRIFGLARDIILATIFGSGIESDSFFISFKLSNILRNIFADGAFSKAFIPVFIEYKNKKKKLETNIFLSSVFLILILTILIVVILGLLNINFLIIFLSPGIVNTPEKLKLTLILSKIIFPYILFVSLTSFISNILNTFNYFFVTSLSSILLNISIIIFSLLAKKYFNPPIKSLAWGVIFGGFLQLIYHIYFLKKIKFLKFCKIQFFNKGVKKVLKLMTPSIVGVFAYHIFFIINSILSSFLIPGSISWIYYSNRIIEFPIGILGHSISNILLYELSKKNILKKKMEYSLYIEWAIRICLIVSIPCTVLFICLSKYIIITLFQYGKFSSFDTRMTQKIFLGYSIGLAGFILVKVLEQGFYAIKNSKTPVKISILSLIFIQVINITCIFILKNYILSFSLSIGSYFHSILLYWKLKKNKLIFIKKIWLKFLLQVIASTISMYIILTFLIKIFLKNLLIYSISLRFLYLLIVILISIFIYIFSLYLFGYNFKKKSIL; from the coding sequence ATGAATATAATAAAAAATTTTTTTAATATTGGATTAACTTCTATAATTTCTAGAATATTTGGATTAGCTAGAGATATTATCTTAGCTACTATATTTGGTTCTGGAATAGAATCTGATTCTTTTTTTATTTCTTTTAAATTATCAAATATATTAAGAAATATTTTTGCAGATGGAGCCTTTTCTAAAGCTTTTATACCTGTATTTATAGAATATAAAAATAAAAAAAAAAAATTAGAAACAAATATTTTTTTATCTAGTGTTTTTTTAATATTAATATTAACTATTTTAATAGTTGTTATATTAGGATTATTAAATATAAATTTTTTAATTATTTTTTTATCTCCTGGAATTGTTAATACTCCAGAAAAACTTAAATTAACATTAATTCTTTCAAAAATAATATTTCCTTATATACTTTTTGTTTCTTTAACATCATTTATTAGTAATATATTAAATACTTTTAATTATTTTTTTGTTACATCATTATCTTCTATATTACTTAATATAAGTATAATAATATTTTCATTATTAGCAAAAAAATATTTTAATCCTCCTATTAAATCATTAGCTTGGGGTGTTATTTTTGGAGGTTTTTTACAATTAATATATCATATATATTTTTTAAAAAAAATAAAATTTTTAAAATTTTGTAAAATTCAATTTTTTAATAAAGGAGTAAAAAAAGTTTTAAAATTAATGACTCCATCTATTGTAGGTGTATTTGCTTATCATATTTTTTTTATTATAAATAGTATTTTATCTTCTTTTTTAATACCAGGATCAATTTCATGGATATATTATTCAAATAGAATTATAGAATTTCCTATTGGAATTTTAGGTCATTCTATAAGTAATATTCTTTTATATGAATTATCTAAAAAAAATATTCTTAAAAAGAAAATGGAATATTCTTTATATATAGAATGGGCTATACGAATTTGCCTTATTGTATCTATTCCGTGTACTGTATTATTTATTTGTTTATCTAAATATATTATAATAACATTATTTCAATATGGTAAATTTTCTTCATTTGATACAAGAATGACACAAAAAATATTTTTAGGATACTCTATAGGACTTGCAGGATTTATTTTAGTAAAAGTTTTAGAACAAGGATTTTATGCAATTAAAAATTCGAAAACTCCTGTAAAAATATCAATACTTTCATTAATTTTTATACAAGTTATTAATATAACTTGTATTTTTATATTAAAAAATTATATTTTATCATTTTCTTTAAGTATAGGATCATATTTTCATTCTATATTATTATATTGGAAACTTAAAAAAAATAAATTAATTTTTATAAAAAAAATATGGTTAAAATTTTTATTACAAGTAATTGCTTCTACTATATCTATGTATATAATATTAACATTTTTAATTAAAATTTTTTTAAAAAATTTATTAATATATAGTATTTCTTTAAGATTTTTATATTTATTAATAGTTATTTTAATTTCTATTTTTATTTATATATTTTCTCTTTATTTATTTGGATATAATTTTAAAAAAAAATCTATATTATAA
- the smrB gene encoding endonuclease SmrB: MKNLNFISKIDMQLFRKKISGTKPLLQDKIKPYFIKNKKKIKISFKEKKLKKFYFSDIFEPIIHYKKGFMLNSKLNINYKYLKKIIHKNYKYKLFIDLHGKSKLEAKKKLENLISKCIKKKICCICIIHGNGQQILKKKIPYWLVQHPNFLGLYKSHKIFGGNGSLLLIIKVK, from the coding sequence ATGAAAAATTTAAATTTTATATCAAAAATTGATATGCAACTTTTTAGAAAAAAAATATCTGGAACTAAACCATTATTACAAGATAAAATAAAACCTTATTTTATTAAAAATAAAAAAAAAATTAAAATATCTTTTAAAGAAAAAAAATTGAAAAAATTTTATTTTTCAGATATTTTTGAACCAATAATACATTATAAAAAAGGATTCATGTTAAATTCAAAATTAAATATTAATTATAAATATTTAAAAAAAATTATACATAAAAATTATAAATATAAATTATTTATAGATCTTCATGGAAAAAGTAAATTAGAAGCAAAAAAAAAATTAGAAAATTTAATTAGTAAATGTATAAAAAAAAAAATATGTTGTATTTGTATTATACATGGAAATGGACAACAAATTTTAAAAAAAAAAATTCCATATTGGTTAGTTCAACATCCAAATTTTTTAGGTTTATATAAATCACATAAAATTTTTGGAGGAAATGGATCTTTACTATTAATAATAAAAGTTAAATAA
- the prmB gene encoding 50S ribosomal protein L3 N(5)-glutamine methyltransferase encodes MNNIQIKKLCICLKTIQDMIRWTISQFNKSNIFYGHGTNNSFDESIKLVLGSIDVSFNLPNYIYNSNLTYNEKKIIIKRVKKRIKYRIPLPYIINKTWFCNIEFYIDKRVLIPRSPIGEILLKKINRMFFLNKPNHILDLCTGSGAIAIACSYIFKKSIVDAVDICSDALSITELNIKKHFMEKKVFPIKSNLFSNLPTNFYDLIITNPPYVKRQDIKNLPKEFFYEPIKSLDGGKDGLFFIKKILYFASKYLNKNGILICEVGYQMLNLIKKYPKVPFKWIKLFNGGEGIFYLNYFYLNKYKKYFIN; translated from the coding sequence TTGAATAATATTCAAATTAAAAAACTATGTATATGTTTAAAAACAATTCAAGATATGATTAGATGGACTATTAGTCAATTTAATAAATCTAATATTTTTTATGGACATGGAACAAATAATTCATTTGATGAATCTATAAAATTAGTATTAGGAAGTATAGATGTATCATTTAATTTACCAAATTATATTTATAATTCAAATTTAACTTATAATGAAAAAAAAATAATAATTAAAAGAGTAAAAAAAAGAATTAAATATAGAATTCCATTACCTTACATAATAAATAAAACATGGTTTTGTAATATAGAATTTTATATAGATAAAAGAGTTTTAATACCTAGATCTCCTATTGGAGAAATTTTATTAAAAAAAATTAATAGAATGTTTTTTTTAAATAAACCAAATCATATTTTAGATTTATGTACAGGAAGTGGAGCTATTGCTATAGCTTGTTCTTATATATTTAAAAAATCAATAGTAGATGCAGTAGATATTTGTTCAGATGCATTATCTATAACTGAATTAAATATTAAAAAACATTTTATGGAAAAAAAAGTTTTTCCTATAAAAAGTAATCTTTTTTCAAATTTACCAACTAATTTTTATGATTTAATTATTACAAATCCCCCATATGTCAAAAGACAAGATATAAAAAATTTACCTAAAGAATTTTTTTATGAACCAATAAAATCTTTAGATGGAGGAAAAGATGGATTATTTTTTATTAAAAAAATTTTATATTTTGCATCAAAATATTTAAATAAAAATGGAATACTTATTTGTGAAGTAGGTTATCAAATGTTGAATTTAATAAAAAAATATCCAAAAGTTCCTTTTAAATGGATAAAATTATTTAATGGAGGAGAAGGAATTTTTTATTTAAATTATTTTTATTTAAATAAATATAAAAAATATTTTATTAATTAA
- the sppA gene encoding signal peptide peptidase SppA — protein sequence MFFLWKNIFCFISFFWYLLNCFRIFICNILLLLTLTLIIFLFSHFNCNIKIPNKGALLCDFGQKILEKPIIHNKFNEIIYKIFGINNKQESYLFDIVNKIKKATKDKNITGIILSLENLKYADQSSLEYIGKYLKKFKKSNKPIYSIGYNYNQIQYFLSSYSNKIYLFKNGSVNLNGISINKLYFKSFLKKLKINTNVFRIGKYKSAVEPFIRNNMSPESKYLDKKWINQLWIQYLKIVSFNRKINIKKFFPKISLFIKNFYKNNGEFDSFALKNHWIDKIVSRNSFQKDMIKFFGKNKYKKTFNYININDYNYNYNYDNNKKNNIAIICINGIIMDNYEDDNSINAKIIAKQIRHARLNPYIKAIVLRINSPGGNVSASEIIEEEIKETKSFGKPVIVSMGGMAASGGYWISAPANYIFASSSTITGSIGIFSIINTFENTLKKIGIYNDGISTYPLSNIISTKNLPEEYKKLIKISINNKYNNFIKLVSLYRNKNIKKIKEISQGKIWTGKDAVKNGLVDEIGDIDDAINKASILCKLKKYNIIWYYEEDNIINNLLNNSNFLNKTIFMNKIFIKKIYNNFSELYFLKLFLKYPENKYAICIL from the coding sequence ATGTTTTTTTTATGGAAAAATATTTTTTGTTTTATTAGTTTTTTTTGGTATTTACTAAATTGTTTTAGAATATTTATATGTAATATTTTATTATTATTAACATTAACTTTAATAATATTTTTATTTTCACATTTTAATTGTAATATTAAAATTCCTAATAAAGGAGCTTTATTATGTGATTTTGGTCAAAAAATTTTAGAAAAACCAATAATACATAATAAATTTAATGAAATAATATATAAAATATTTGGTATTAATAATAAACAAGAAAGTTATTTATTTGATATAGTAAATAAAATAAAAAAAGCAACAAAAGATAAAAATATTACAGGTATTATCCTTTCATTAGAAAATTTAAAATATGCTGATCAATCATCTTTAGAATATATTGGAAAATATTTAAAAAAATTTAAAAAATCTAATAAACCAATATATTCTATAGGTTATAATTATAATCAAATACAATATTTTCTTTCAAGTTATTCAAATAAAATATATTTATTTAAAAATGGATCAGTAAATTTAAATGGTATATCAATTAATAAATTATATTTTAAATCATTTTTAAAAAAATTAAAAATTAATACTAATGTATTTAGAATAGGAAAATATAAATCAGCTGTTGAACCATTTATTAGAAATAATATGTCTCCTGAATCAAAATATTTAGATAAAAAATGGATTAATCAATTATGGATTCAATATTTGAAAATTGTTTCATTTAATAGAAAAATAAATATTAAAAAATTTTTTCCTAAAATATCATTATTTATTAAAAATTTTTATAAAAATAATGGAGAATTTGATTCTTTTGCATTAAAAAATCATTGGATAGATAAAATTGTTTCTAGAAACTCTTTTCAAAAAGATATGATTAAATTTTTTGGAAAAAATAAATATAAAAAAACTTTTAATTATATAAATATTAATGATTATAATTATAATTATAATTATGACAATAATAAAAAAAATAATATTGCAATAATTTGTATTAATGGAATAATTATGGATAATTATGAAGATGATAATAGTATTAATGCAAAAATAATAGCAAAACAAATTAGACATGCTAGATTAAATCCATATATAAAAGCTATTGTATTAAGAATAAATAGTCCAGGTGGAAATGTAAGTGCATCTGAAATTATTGAAGAAGAAATAAAAGAAACAAAATCTTTTGGAAAACCTGTTATAGTTTCTATGGGAGGTATGGCTGCTTCAGGAGGTTATTGGATATCTGCACCAGCAAATTATATTTTTGCTAGTTCTAGTACTATTACTGGATCAATAGGAATATTTAGTATTATTAATACTTTTGAAAATACTTTAAAAAAAATTGGAATATATAATGATGGTATTTCTACATATCCTTTATCAAATATAATTTCTACAAAAAATCTTCCAGAAGAATATAAAAAACTTATAAAAATAAGTATAAATAATAAATATAATAATTTTATTAAATTAGTTTCTTTATATAGAAATAAAAATATAAAAAAAATTAAAGAAATATCTCAAGGAAAAATATGGACTGGAAAAGATGCTGTTAAAAATGGATTAGTTGATGAAATAGGAGATATTGATGATGCAATTAATAAAGCTTCTATTTTATGTAAATTAAAAAAATATAATATAATATGGTATTATGAAGAAGATAATATTATAAATAATTTATTAAATAATTCAAATTTTTTAAATAAAACAATATTTATGAATAAAATTTTTATTAAAAAAATATATAATAATTTTTCAGAATTATATTTTTTAAAATTATTTTTAAAATATCCTGAAAATAAATATGCTATATGTATTTTATAA
- the argS gene encoding arginine--tRNA ligase: MNIKKILLKKFILSLNKNNINIPSFIDIKLSKQNKFGDYQINSAISISKKLKISSMECAKKIVNTLDLKSIAYKIEIINPGFINIFLNKKWIEKKINISMKSKRFGIKIVKIPQNIIIDYSSPNAVKSMHVGHMRSTIIGDAIVKVLEFLGHKVIRANHIGDWGSQFGMILAYLFEKKKLKKNINNIIKKFIPNLEKLYISAKKKYIKDIDFVKKSKKYFLKLQNNDKECLNIWKKLISITINQNKKIYKRLNVSLTNNDIKGESFYKKLLPNIVSDLKLKKLAIEKNGSTIVVIDSLKNKIGKDMGVIIQKKDKTYLYITIDIACLKYRCEILKADRIIYYVDSRQNQHLNLSWKIARIAGYVSKSVLLEHHMFGMMLNKNKIPFKTRDGNVITLLSLLNEASERAYNFLSKKNIKINNKKLKYISEIVGIGTIKYSDLSKNRITNYIFDWNKILSFDGNTALYMQYAYARINSILKKSKLKKNNLINKIFLSSQEEINLAIKILQYEEVIYSMAKDGMPHFLCNYLYETSVIFSSFYENCPILNIKNKYLKLSRLSLSFLTSRILKHGLNILGIKTVKKI, from the coding sequence ATGAATATAAAAAAAATTTTATTAAAAAAATTTATATTATCTTTAAATAAAAATAATATAAATATACCTTCTTTTATTGATATTAAATTATCTAAACAAAATAAATTTGGAGATTATCAAATTAATAGTGCTATTAGTATTTCTAAAAAACTTAAAATTTCATCTATGGAATGTGCCAAAAAAATAGTAAATACATTAGATCTAAAATCAATTGCTTATAAAATAGAAATAATAAATCCTGGTTTTATAAATATTTTTCTTAATAAAAAATGGATTGAAAAAAAAATAAATATTTCTATGAAATCAAAAAGATTTGGTATAAAAATTGTTAAAATTCCACAAAATATAATAATAGATTATTCATCTCCTAATGCAGTAAAATCTATGCATGTAGGTCATATGAGATCTACTATAATAGGAGATGCAATAGTAAAAGTTTTAGAATTTTTAGGACATAAAGTAATAAGAGCAAATCATATTGGTGATTGGGGGTCTCAATTTGGTATGATATTAGCATATTTATTTGAAAAAAAAAAATTAAAAAAAAATATAAATAATATAATTAAAAAATTTATTCCTAATTTAGAAAAATTATATATTTCTGCAAAAAAAAAATATATAAAAGATATTGATTTTGTTAAAAAATCTAAAAAATATTTTTTAAAATTACAAAATAATGATAAAGAATGTTTAAATATATGGAAAAAATTAATTTCTATTACTATTAATCAAAATAAAAAAATATATAAAAGATTAAATGTTAGTTTAACTAATAATGATATTAAAGGTGAAAGTTTTTATAAAAAATTATTACCTAACATTGTTAGTGATTTAAAATTAAAAAAATTAGCTATAGAAAAAAATGGATCTACTATAGTAGTAATAGATTCATTAAAAAATAAAATTGGAAAAGATATGGGGGTAATTATTCAAAAAAAAGACAAAACATATTTATATATAACTATAGATATAGCATGTTTAAAATATCGTTGTGAAATTCTTAAGGCAGATAGAATTATTTATTATGTTGATTCTCGTCAAAATCAACATTTAAATTTATCTTGGAAAATTGCTAGAATTGCTGGATATGTATCAAAATCAGTTTTATTAGAACATCATATGTTTGGAATGATGTTAAATAAAAATAAAATTCCTTTTAAAACAAGAGATGGTAATGTAATTACATTATTAAGTTTACTAAATGAAGCATCAGAAAGAGCATATAATTTTTTATCTAAAAAAAATATAAAAATAAATAATAAAAAATTAAAATATATATCAGAAATTGTTGGAATTGGTACAATTAAATATTCTGATCTTTCTAAAAATAGAATAACTAATTATATATTTGATTGGAATAAAATTTTAAGTTTTGATGGTAATACTGCTTTATATATGCAATATGCTTATGCTAGAATTAATTCTATTTTAAAAAAAAGCAAATTAAAAAAAAATAATTTAATTAACAAAATATTTTTATCTTCTCAGGAAGAAATAAATCTTGCTATTAAAATTTTACAATATGAAGAAGTTATATATTCAATGGCAAAAGATGGAATGCCACATTTTTTATGTAATTATCTTTATGAAACTTCTGTAATATTCTCATCTTTTTATGAAAATTGTCCAATTCTTAATATTAAAAATAAATATTTAAAATTAAGCAGATTATCATTATCTTTTTTAACTTCACGTATTTTAAAACATGGTTTAAATATTTTAGGAATAAAAACAGTAAAAAAAATATAA